One segment of Platichthys flesus chromosome 15, fPlaFle2.1, whole genome shotgun sequence DNA contains the following:
- the si:ch1073-15f19.2 gene encoding T-cell surface protein tactile, translated as MSLGILNVAGAALGAAFSLLACASIIQGFQHDFLRPRYDTREAVVGQNITLQCFLENQPKLKIVNIEWMKKNKESTKLALFSENHGMHLFWPNLTLDIENSSKSMGSYLLLPEVNEWNSGIYICDITTFPYGTIRRETELKIKDVVEIMCDTNSSLEVGNGQNVTIRCRASPDAQYRWTKNEELVSQNESLELLCVTDAHAGVYTLTVSTGNETVHKEFTITVQTATTHSKTDPTAVSLQSYVTESFSVPADDSSTTSETAGLLTTDSNVTWTTANGSDGTPDSTTAGEDVTSFTSPTHSSVTTSPVPQTDPSPSATSSPGGLSTQETVSDGGYEDGFFSSTRPQGETSTSGKMTELYERPGATPTLNTGNNGTGNKDAGRTHLVALIIIPVLVLIAVAGFLYRRRTIKQRMSMPPPFKPPPPPVKYSAATHHEMYRQAVPTSRCNSVAEIGSNVY; from the exons ATGAGTTTGGGGATCTTAAACGTGGCTGGAGCTGCACTGGGAGCGGCCTTCTCACTCCTCGCCTGTGCCTCGATTATACAAG GGTTCCAGCATGATTTTCTGAGGCCACGTTATGACACAAGAGAAGCGGTGGTGGGCCAGAACATCACCCTACAGTGTTTCTTGGAAAACCAGCCTAAACTCAAGATCGTCAACATTGaatggatgaagaaaaacaaggaaagCACCAAGTTGGCTCTGTTTAGCGAAAACCATGGAATGCATTTATTTTGGCCTAATCTCACTTTAGATATTGAGAATTCAAGCAAGTCTATGGGGTCCTATCTACTCCTTCCTGAGGTGAATGAATGGAACAGCGGCATCTATATTTGTGATATTACAACTTTTCCATATGGCACCATCAGGAGGGAGACGGAGCTAAAGATTAAAG ATGTTGTTGAAATAATGTGCGACACGAACAGCAGCTTGGAAGTGGGTAATGGACAGAATGTGACCATTCGCTGCCGAGCTTCCCCCGATGCCCAGTACAGATGGACCAAG AACGAGGAGCTGGTGTCACAGAATGAATCTCTGGAGCTCTTGTGCGTGACTGATGCTCACGCAGGAGTTTACACGCTGACTGTCTCCACAGGAAATGAAACTGTGCATAAAGAGTTTACCATCACGGTACAAACAGCGACCACACACTCAAAGACAG ATCCCACAGCTGTGTCCCTGCAGTCCTACGTAACCGAGAGTTTTTCGGTTCCTGCAGACGACAGCTCCACCACATCAGAGACCGCTGGGCTTTTAACCACTGACTCCAATGTGACTTGGACCACGGCTAATGGGAGCGATGGAACTCCAGATTCGACCACAGCCGGGGAGGACGTCACCTCTTTTACAAGCCCCACACATTCCAGTGTCACAACATCCCCTGTCCCACAAACTGACCCCAGTCCGTCTGCCACATCAAGTCCTGGTGGACTGTCCACACAGGAAACGGTCAGCGACGGGGGGTACGAGGATGGCTTTTTTTCCTCAACCAGGCCACAGGGTGAGACAAGCACCTCTGGAAAAATGACAGAACTGTATGAACGCCCCGGTGCAACCCCGACACTGAACACTGGAAATAACGGAACAGGAAATAAAG ACGCAGGGCGGACTCATCTGGTCGCGTTGATAATCATTCCAGTGCTGGTTCTGATCGCTGTGGCTGGATTTCTGTACAGGAGACGAACTATAAAACAAAG gaTGTCTATGCCGCCTCCGTTcaaacccccccctcctccagtgAAGTACTCGGCTGCAACGCACCATGAGATGTACAGACAGGCCGTCCCTACTTCAAGGTGCAACTCGGTAGCGGAAATTGGATCAAATGTCTATTAA